In Aerococcus loyolae, a genomic segment contains:
- a CDS encoding YoaK family protein, which translates to MKKTQKLAEKLFFSCLLTMSSGGQTAYSYLNHKGVFAGFQSGNLIRMAVNLGEGHFADLPPYFVSIIFFMIGTVLTRILHFHYDDPSHEIRRNALVLIISFLAMAVVAWISPNGHHLLATAFLTISTAAQFEEFRSLEGTNYTPTMMSGNFKRLTENLFDYFLYPNATVKASAKSNIFYFIAIILSYFIGVLAISLGQNWLGIWTIFIPMTLTALGIGILFLQAYTNHSQA; encoded by the coding sequence ATGAAAAAAACACAAAAACTCGCTGAGAAGCTGTTCTTTTCCTGTTTACTGACCATGTCCAGTGGGGGCCAGACAGCTTATTCTTATCTCAACCATAAGGGGGTTTTTGCTGGTTTTCAAAGTGGTAACCTCATCCGCATGGCCGTTAACTTGGGAGAGGGACATTTTGCTGACTTACCGCCCTATTTCGTCTCAATTATTTTCTTCATGATCGGCACTGTCCTGACCCGCATCCTTCATTTTCATTATGATGATCCCTCTCACGAGATCAGACGCAATGCCTTGGTCTTGATAATTTCCTTTTTAGCCATGGCCGTTGTGGCCTGGATTAGCCCAAATGGTCACCACCTGCTGGCTACGGCTTTCTTGACCATTTCAACCGCAGCCCAATTTGAGGAATTCCGCTCCCTGGAAGGAACTAACTACACCCCGACCATGATGTCGGGTAATTTTAAACGCCTCACCGAAAATCTCTTTGACTACTTCCTCTACCCCAACGCTACCGTCAAGGCCAGCGCCAAAAGTAATATTTTTTATTTTATTGCTATTATTCTCTCCTACTTTATCGGCGTCTTGGCCATCAGCCTGGGCCAAAACTGGCTGGGCATCTGGACCATTTTCATTCCTATGACGCTCACAGCCCTAGGCATCGGCATTCTCTTCCTCCAGGCCTACACCAACCACAGCCAGGCCTGA
- a CDS encoding glycosyltransferase family 2 protein: protein MQEFAVIIPAYKPTQDLVPYVDQLLQAGVPQVVVVNDGSPEDCQAIFDQVAERDRVEVLTHLINRGKGTALKTAFDFELKHGQDYKGFVTADADGQHTVKDVLNIGKTLVDHPDVSFVLGKRDFDQDQVPFLSRLGNKTTTRLFDWLFGYWITDTQTGLRGINAKELLWLIDLPGSKFEYEMNMLIVMAKRELPYLEETIETVYEEDRTTHYHPFRDSWRIAKVLIDGKRSGEDELI from the coding sequence ATGCAAGAATTTGCGGTTATCATTCCAGCCTATAAACCCACCCAAGACTTGGTCCCCTATGTCGATCAATTGCTCCAAGCCGGCGTCCCGCAAGTAGTGGTCGTTAATGATGGGAGCCCAGAAGACTGCCAAGCCATCTTCGACCAAGTCGCTGAACGTGACCGGGTAGAAGTTTTGACTCATCTCATTAATCGTGGCAAGGGGACTGCCTTAAAGACCGCCTTTGATTTTGAATTGAAACATGGCCAAGACTATAAGGGATTTGTCACTGCGGATGCGGATGGTCAACATACCGTCAAAGATGTCTTAAACATTGGAAAAACGCTAGTAGACCACCCGGATGTCTCCTTTGTCTTGGGTAAGCGCGATTTCGACCAAGACCAGGTGCCCTTTTTGAGCCGCTTAGGTAATAAAACCACTACCCGCCTCTTTGATTGGCTCTTTGGTTACTGGATTACCGATACCCAAACTGGTTTACGGGGGATTAATGCTAAGGAATTGCTTTGGTTGATCGATTTACCTGGGTCTAAGTTTGAATATGAAATGAATATGTTGATCGTGATGGCGAAGCGGGAACTTCCTTACTTAGAAGAGACCATTGAAACGGTCTATGAAGAGGACCGGACTACCCACTACCATCCATTCCGGGATAGCTGGCGGATTGCCAAGGTGCTTATTGATGGCAAACGCTCTGGTGAGGATGAATTGATTTAG
- a CDS encoding threonine/serine exporter family protein translates to MQERTTKQTPTMQKKILETALLAGQIMCESNAESYRVEDTMNRILTYSKASYAVAVSFSTSIYAILDDPNYASGGFAGIKRITSRSNNLNKISKVNTVSRALLGGKISMDEAYQELTIIRQASNQYSTWVSSLGIIGLALSFSILFEGGLEEFIASGINGVILSLMTILTDKYYINHALSNVIQSLVVTLAAYLMLFHLFPEMNVATVIVATLMPMVPGTAITNSLRDIFREDYIAGSARAMEAFFEALMIAIGSVVGLAILGGLSHV, encoded by the coding sequence TTGCAAGAAAGAACCACTAAGCAAACACCAACGATGCAAAAGAAGATTCTAGAAACTGCTCTCTTAGCCGGACAGATCATGTGCGAGAGTAATGCAGAGTCTTATCGGGTGGAGGATACCATGAACCGGATTTTGACCTATTCCAAGGCCTCTTATGCCGTTGCGGTCTCATTCTCTACCAGTATTTATGCCATTCTAGATGACCCTAATTATGCCAGTGGGGGCTTTGCTGGGATCAAGCGGATTACCTCCCGGTCCAATAACCTCAATAAGATCTCCAAGGTGAATACCGTTTCCCGGGCCTTGCTTGGTGGCAAGATCAGCATGGATGAAGCCTACCAAGAACTCACGATCATCCGCCAAGCCTCCAATCAATATTCAACCTGGGTATCTTCCTTGGGAATTATTGGCTTAGCGTTAAGTTTTTCGATTTTATTTGAAGGTGGGCTGGAAGAATTTATCGCTTCCGGAATAAATGGGGTGATCCTCTCCTTGATGACCATCCTAACTGATAAGTATTACATCAACCACGCCCTCTCCAATGTGATCCAGTCCTTGGTAGTCACTTTGGCGGCTTATTTAATGCTCTTTCACCTCTTCCCAGAAATGAATGTGGCCACCGTTATTGTGGCTACCCTTATGCCCATGGTGCCGGGGACGGCGATTACGAACTCCTTGCGGGATATTTTCCGGGAAGACTATATTGCGGGGTCGGCACGGGCCATGGAGGCCTTCTTTGAAGCCTTGATGATTGCGATTGGTTCTGTGGTCGGCTTGGCGATTTTAGGGGGGTTATCACATGTCTAA
- a CDS encoding threonine/serine exporter family protein, with protein sequence MSNYLIQLIAAYFVGISCSISVEEPRKMILKTSIIDTAGWALYLLCLDFFNIGTVLATYIAGLLIAGMSHWFARLFHEPVTVFFIPGFFTLVPGGGMYRTAFFLFQGDMSRGLSELSTTLFIALAIALAVFTTDTLVSIIFNQHLPKFIRRNRRMKFK encoded by the coding sequence ATGTCTAATTATCTTATCCAACTGATTGCTGCTTATTTTGTCGGTATTTCTTGCTCCATTTCTGTTGAAGAGCCCCGCAAGATGATTTTAAAAACCTCAATTATTGATACTGCCGGCTGGGCCTTGTATTTATTGTGCCTGGACTTCTTCAATATAGGGACGGTTTTAGCCACTTATATTGCCGGCCTTTTGATTGCTGGGATGTCTCACTGGTTTGCCCGACTCTTCCATGAACCGGTGACGGTCTTCTTTATCCCGGGCTTCTTTACCTTGGTGCCTGGGGGTGGCATGTACCGGACCGCCTTCTTTCTCTTCCAAGGAGATATGTCTCGGGGGCTGTCGGAATTATCGACCACCCTCTTCATCGCTTTAGCCATTGCCTTAGCGGTTTTTACTACTGATACCCTGGTATCTATCATCTTCAACCAACACCTGCCTAAATTTATTCGCCGTAATCGACGGATGAAATTTAAGTAA
- a CDS encoding amidohydrolase: protein MSQLLDTLYEKLEEKNDRMIEIRRELHEHAEKSFEEEWTSDYIADFYKDLDCQVERNVGNGYGIVVTIDSGKEGKTVALRADFDALPIKEDTGLDFASKTDAMHACGHDGHTAYLLILAETFIELKDLWQGKIVILHQNAEEEGPGGAKSMVEAGCLDGVDNVFGMHVMSNMPVGGIYYKEGNAQTGRDNFFLTIKGEGGHASSPHTSNDAIVAGAYFVTQVQSIVSRRLNPFDVGSITIGNFDAAGAANAINGQVKISGDVRSMSPEVGETIEKEIKAKVKGLEASFGVTVELEYLKGYPVLYNDPEVTEFAVKALEDNKYPELKKVEATQPQPPSEDFAFYAKEVPSAFLWVGCASDDQDAHPAYPHHHPKFFMDEGALIVAAKGMATIVSSYIENDGIKA from the coding sequence ATGAGTCAATTGTTAGATACACTCTATGAAAAACTAGAGGAAAAGAATGACCGTATGATTGAAATTCGTCGTGAACTTCACGAACATGCGGAAAAATCTTTTGAAGAGGAATGGACTTCAGATTATATTGCTGACTTCTATAAAGATCTAGACTGTCAGGTTGAACGTAATGTCGGTAATGGTTATGGAATCGTGGTAACAATTGATTCAGGCAAGGAAGGCAAGACCGTGGCCCTACGTGCTGACTTCGACGCCCTACCTATTAAAGAAGACACTGGTCTTGACTTCGCTTCAAAAACCGATGCCATGCATGCCTGCGGACATGACGGTCATACGGCTTACTTACTAATCTTAGCTGAGACCTTTATCGAATTGAAGGATCTCTGGCAAGGAAAGATTGTCATCCTACACCAAAACGCTGAAGAAGAAGGCCCTGGTGGTGCGAAATCCATGGTGGAAGCCGGCTGTTTAGACGGAGTAGACAATGTCTTCGGTATGCACGTCATGAGTAACATGCCTGTAGGTGGCATCTACTATAAAGAAGGCAATGCCCAAACTGGTCGCGATAACTTCTTCCTTACCATTAAAGGGGAAGGTGGACACGCTTCCTCACCACATACTTCTAACGATGCCATCGTTGCTGGGGCTTACTTTGTTACCCAAGTACAAAGTATCGTCTCCCGCCGTCTCAATCCTTTTGACGTGGGATCCATTACCATCGGAAACTTCGACGCTGCCGGTGCTGCTAACGCCATCAATGGCCAAGTCAAAATCTCTGGCGACGTCCGTTCCATGTCACCTGAAGTTGGCGAAACCATCGAAAAAGAAATCAAGGCTAAAGTTAAAGGCTTAGAAGCCAGCTTTGGTGTCACTGTCGAACTCGAATACCTCAAAGGTTACCCAGTACTCTACAATGACCCTGAAGTGACTGAATTTGCGGTCAAAGCCCTAGAAGATAACAAGTACCCTGAATTGAAGAAAGTGGAAGCTACCCAACCACAACCACCTTCCGAAGACTTTGCCTTCTATGCGAAAGAAGTCCCAAGTGCCTTCTTATGGGTTGGCTGTGCCAGTGATGACCAAGACGCTCACCCCGCTTACCCTCACCACCATCCAAAATTCTTTATGGATGAAGGCGCCCTTATCGTTGCTGCCAAAGGGATGGCCACCATCGTTTCCAGCTATATCGAAAACGACGGCATAAAAGCCTAA
- a CDS encoding CPBP family intramembrane glutamic endopeptidase: protein MNETWYQDPYPGKSRKWLVILSIIAYFVGETIIQGLTLFFLGSEQNIDSAMDVLLLLNSYPTIYIILDIIWIALFIWGLSACGLKFFSRQKLTSNFFFDVLIGVVLIFAFQWLIGGLTQWLYPEQVDSVNQTILMNSANQMPNWKIFLCFCILPAISEEILTRGLIMRYFVPKHPFLGMVLAAAFFATLHASNLWIHWLGYYAMGMALAWTYYRTGRIEAAMTVHFINNFIATIPMYLS from the coding sequence ATGAATGAGACTTGGTATCAAGATCCCTACCCAGGGAAGTCCCGTAAATGGTTGGTTATTTTGAGTATTATCGCTTATTTTGTTGGTGAAACCATCATCCAGGGCCTAACCCTATTCTTTCTAGGCTCCGAGCAGAATATTGACTCGGCTATGGATGTCCTGCTCTTGTTAAATTCCTATCCCACAATCTATATTATCTTAGATATCATCTGGATTGCTCTCTTTATATGGGGGTTGAGTGCTTGTGGGCTCAAGTTCTTTAGCCGGCAGAAATTAACCAGCAATTTTTTCTTTGACGTCTTAATTGGAGTGGTCTTAATCTTTGCCTTTCAATGGCTGATTGGAGGCTTGACCCAATGGCTCTATCCTGAACAGGTTGATTCAGTGAACCAGACCATTTTGATGAACTCGGCTAACCAGATGCCCAATTGGAAGATCTTCCTCTGCTTCTGTATCCTACCGGCCATTAGTGAAGAGATTCTGACCCGGGGCCTAATCATGCGGTACTTTGTTCCTAAGCACCCTTTCTTGGGGATGGTTTTAGCGGCAGCTTTCTTTGCTACCCTCCACGCCTCAAATCTTTGGATTCATTGGCTGGGTTACTATGCCATGGGGATGGCACTGGCTTGGACTTATTACCGGACCGGGCGGATTGAAGCCGCAATGACGGTTCACTTTATTAATAACTTTATTGCAACGATCCCTATGTACCTGTCCTAG
- a CDS encoding immunity protein Imm33 domain-containing protein — protein MNEWLPEGKLSLVSTNFFQRKAPLLWAWREAPALANDSGWRFLSQADTTTSLKHSQAKLVSYEQVLALEPAIAFIYRYPLGADMQFSTKTTPPHFVYNDSYERVRPIPANADYPIEDPVFKRHFPSFVQSYQEDKTGLSWSYQLSQEELAQLNHLNGELVTFFNLCLGQTDTLANDLDYYLLAGLALGFLHISDEARPVERWQDNVNNVIANALFTRFSYPLEKGKQVVLQFLSDRKSSPVAQQIHLYGEQMRLWYQANLKQRIQGEYQGLRNHYIKD, from the coding sequence ATGAATGAATGGCTACCAGAAGGCAAGCTATCGCTGGTGTCCACCAATTTCTTTCAAAGAAAGGCACCGCTGTTGTGGGCCTGGAGAGAAGCCCCCGCATTGGCGAATGATAGCGGCTGGCGATTTTTAAGCCAGGCGGATACCACCACTTCTCTTAAGCATTCCCAGGCCAAACTAGTCAGCTATGAACAAGTCCTAGCCCTTGAGCCTGCCATTGCTTTTATTTACCGCTATCCTCTGGGAGCTGACATGCAGTTCTCTACCAAGACCACCCCACCTCACTTTGTCTACAATGATAGCTATGAGAGGGTACGCCCTATTCCAGCTAACGCAGACTATCCGATCGAGGACCCGGTCTTCAAACGTCACTTCCCTTCCTTTGTTCAGTCCTATCAGGAGGATAAGACCGGGTTAAGCTGGTCCTATCAGTTATCTCAGGAAGAACTGGCCCAGCTCAACCACTTAAATGGTGAACTTGTTACTTTCTTTAATCTCTGTCTGGGGCAAACAGATACTTTAGCTAATGACTTGGACTACTATTTACTTGCTGGCCTGGCCCTGGGCTTCCTACATATTAGTGATGAAGCGAGACCTGTTGAGCGTTGGCAGGATAATGTCAATAACGTGATCGCCAATGCTCTATTTACTCGTTTTTCATATCCTTTAGAAAAGGGCAAACAGGTCGTCTTACAATTTCTAAGCGACCGCAAAAGTTCACCAGTCGCCCAACAAATTCACCTTTATGGGGAGCAGATGCGCCTCTGGTATCAAGCCAATCTAAAGCAGCGCATCCAAGGAGAATACCAGGGCTTGCGAAATCATTATATAAAAGATTAA